The Oscarella lobularis chromosome 8, ooOscLobu1.1, whole genome shotgun sequence nucleotide sequence CGCATTAGAGCTCGTCGTGGCCCACGTGCGGATCGACAAAGTCGTTTTCAGGAACGGAGAAATTCAATTCCGGGCATTCACCCTTAATGTTGCGACAGACCAAATCTTGAAGAGTCCAGTCGGTGTTAGCCATCTGCCAACCAATTTTGCCTCCGAAAGTAGCTGGTCTCCACcacgtcggcgagaagagaGCGTCGCTAAAAATGCCCTGCATAGCGCACGTTACACCCAAATGACTCCACGTTTCACTAAAAAGTCCTCCGGGAACTTTCTTCCGCTCTTCCAAAATTATTCCTGGGTAAAATTCGACAGCGTCGATGTCGCCGTACATTTCCTTTGCTAATTTCGCCAACTCCGTTTCCCCAGTCAGCTCTTCGAAGCTAGAGTACGGTTTAAATCCGAGCAGCTCTCGATAACGATTCAGAGGCTGGACCCGCATAAAACGCATTTTTTCAAGAACGCCCTTTGCCACTTCCTGCGCTTCCTTCCCGAAATTTCTGCGTGTAGGGTGGCCGCAGATCTGCTTAGCAACAGAGCCAAAAAACGTTCCTAGTCCGTGTTTCAAAAGAGGCTTTACATGTAGAGTAACATCCTCAGCTGGGTAATCAGTATCGCCAAATCTATAAATATCCGGGAGAATAGGATGCCAGTGATAGACTAAATTAAATTCGGCTGAAATTCTGTTTGATCCGAATGGCATTCCTGTGCCGTGCATCAAAGTGGGATCAAAGACAAATTTAAAATAACCGCCGCCAAGCTGTACAACGTACTCGTTAACGGTGATGCGAATCTGCGTGACAACGTTAATCATACGAGCCGTCTGATAGAGCTGTTCGTCGTCCCAGCCCGGATGatcttttttcaaaagacCGACAACGCGATTATGCTCTCTTAGCCAAATAGTCGAGAAGGCCAAGAGGCCAGGGAACAATCCATAGAAAGGATGACCGAGAGCAAAGCTTTTGTTTACTGGCACGTCAACTGGACTAACCATTTTAATTGGCACTTCCTCTAAGTAAGGAGGCCATTCCTCTCCGTCGATAAtctacgaagaagaaattttgaaatcgaaatcttattatttaggttaattaattatataacCTGAGATTTCATTCTTCCGTCCTGAAACGTTCTAAGCGCCGCCTGCCTTTCGAGTGTGTCACCGTAGATATGCGACATGTCCGCATGATGCCCGGACCACGTCAAACCCGGATTGTCGCCATGAAGAGTTTTGAGAAATTGATGAGAAAAGTGCTGACCCCAGACAGGCAAAAGCAGACTGCTTCTATGCGGATCAGGCTTGAACTTGTCTCGCTTGAAAAGTTTTTCAACAATTTCGTCGATAGATGGTAGTACTTTAGATCCCTTTGATCCAACCACTGTAGGGCAGTTCTTGGGAACTGGTGGAAGTAGAAGAGCAAAATATGACGTGTTGTCATTCATGGGGACAGACTTGTACTCAGCCAACGTAGTCCACTGCGGCGGTTGAAGTCCAACTTCCATTCCTTTCCCAATTACCAGACGCTGCAGTGTATCTCTCAGAAATTTTACGTTATTAATCACAAACCATAGTGGGTAAACTGATCCTCTTAGCCAATCAATAAATTCCATTGAAGGTTTGAATAAACCCGAAAACCACGTTCCCCATGAAGCTAAAATAGAACAAACATACATATTCTGGTGCCAGCATGAATTTAGACGGTTAATTGAAAAGTCCTCTCTCCCATTATTGGGCCTGCCCGCCCGAAAGCTAGTAGCACGGACTTACGTGACTGTGTGTGGGGGGGAGTGTGGAAGTTACGTACGCGTGCCCCGTTTAGCATGAATTATGGTAAGCGGCACGTGATACCAAGGCCGAGGAGAAGCACTATTATACATGTACTGCGCAGGGCAAATAATCAATAGGACGCGCCTCTTGCCCAAGCTGGCGCTAATTAGCAGGAAATGTCGCACCTGTTTCGCAGTAGGCTCCGTAGTAGCCGGTCGTTTCGCAGTCGCAAAAGAAATTCTTGTCAGACTTGGAGTCTTCTATGCAGACGCCGCCATGATGGCACGGTAACGAGCAGCATGGACTATAGGCTGAAACAGAAGGTACCGATCGACTGTATATTACTGCTGACGACGGTTAAATATACCGCTATCGGCaggagaaaaggaaaggaacGTAAAC carries:
- the LOC136189892 gene encoding prostaglandin G/H synthase 2-like, which gives rise to MSNAGLLVSLCVAFTFLSFSPADSAYSPCCSLPCHHGGVCIEDSKSDKNFFCDCETTGYYGAYCETASWGTWFSGLFKPSMEFIDWLRGSVYPLWFVINNVKFLRDTLQRLVIGKGMEVGLQPPQWTTLAEYKSVPMNDNTSYFALLLPPVPKNCPTVVGSKGSKVLPSIDEIVEKLFKRDKFKPDPHRSSLLLPVWGQHFSHQFLKTLHGDNPGLTWSGHHADMSHIYGDTLERQAALRTFQDGRMKSQIIDGEEWPPYLEEVPIKMVSPVDVPVNKSFALGHPFYGLFPGLLAFSTIWLREHNRVVGLLKKDHPGWDDEQLYQTARMINVVTQIRITVNEYVVQLGGGYFKFVFDPTLMHGTGMPFGSNRISAEFNLVYHWHPILPDIYRFGDTDYPAEDVTLHVKPLLKHGLGTFFGSVAKQICGHPTRRNFGKEAQEVAKGVLEKMRFMRVQPLNRYRELLGFKPYSSFEELTGETELAKLAKEMYGDIDAVEFYPGIILEERKKVPGGLFSETWSHLGVTCAMQGIFSDALFSPTWWRPATFGGKIGWQMANTDWTLQDLVCRNIKGECPELNFSVPENDFVDPHVGHDEL